The segment GCGCGTTTTTCACCCCATTATTTTAATACATGTGAAGAGATTGATAAAGCTGTATCCTATATTAAGGAATATATAAAAGGCGCGAGATAGCACGCGCCTTTTTTATTATTCATGATATAATTTAAAGCTATATTGATCAAAGTAGCGTTGAATATTCATAGCACCGTATTGCAGAACATTAATCATTTCAGGTAGCTTGTCCTCTGTTGGCTTACGATAAATAGGTCCTGCAATCGTTAACGAAGCAATTACTTCTTTTTTACTATTAAAGAGAGGGACGCCAAGCCCAAATACCGAATGGGCATACTCGCCTGTTGTAAAGCACCAGCCCTGCTGTTGAATCTTCTCTAAATCAGCCAGCATCGCAGCAGGGTCTGTAATTGTATCAGGCGTTAATTTTTTCATCCCGTGATCCATAATCTCCTGCTGCTTCTCCTCAGGAAGAAATGCCATAATCGTTTTACAGGATGCTCCTATGTATAATGGTGTACGTGTACCAATTGACACCGAAAATTTAATGGTTTGAGAGCTTTCTGCAATTTCTACCGTCACACCATCTGCACCATCCAGCCACGTTAAAAATACAGATTCCTTGACAGTGTCTGCTACATTTCTCATAATCGGCAGCACAAAATCAGAAAGGTTTAATTTATCTTTGACCATTTGCCCGTATTCTAAAAAGCGCAGCCCTAATTCATATTTTTTGGTTTCAGGATTTTGAATAAGAAAGCCATGTTGTTCGAATGTTGCCAAAATTCGATAAACAATAGAATGACTAATATTCATCTCTTTCGCTAATTCTCGTACACCCCACGTAGGATTTTCTTTATTAAAATATTTTAAAACCTCTAATGAGTTATCCAATGTTTTTAATGTCATATTCCACCTCACATGTTTCTATAATAGAACCACAATCTATTATAAAGTGAATCTGGACAATTTTCAATAAATTCAACTATTTTACAAATAAAAAAAGCCGTTCCATGTATGAAACGACTTTTATCGACTAGTTATTTTTTTGCTGTATGCCTTGCACTAATTTTTCTTGAATTTGTAAATACTGCGTAATTTCTTGCTCATCTAATACCTCGAAAAGCTGGACAAAAACCTCTTTTCCAATGGCTTGTGCTTTTGTCAGTGCCTCTTTGCCCTCAGTTGTTATTTGTAAGCGAATAGTACGGCGATCAGAAGGATCATACAATCGTTCTGCTAGTTCAAGCTTCACAAGCTTTTCTGCAATACTTGTCATTGCCCCTTTTGTATAGCCAAGCGTTTCCGCTAATTCGGCTTGCTTTTGCGGGCCCTTTATATGCAGCTCACCTAATACTAAAATGGGCGAAATCCCTAGTGGATAAGGGAATGCCTTTGTAAAACGTATAATATTTGCATTATTTACCTGCTCAATCATATGAATCAATTTAAAAATATTTGTTTGTTTCAAAAAAATCCTCCTTCAATACCAAGCCTTAATCGTTTGTTCTGTACTCTATTAAGCAAAAAAGTCCAATCGCTAGCGACGCTTGTACACCCAATAGACACCAAATCTTTGTAGTTAGCAATACCTCTTTACAGCTGTTATATTTTATGCCCTCTGCATACCTGCTCCAACAGCTTGTTTGGAGGCATAAGCGCTATTTACTAGTACATCTAGTTTACCGTATTTAGCTACAATTGTAGCAAGCATTTTTGGCAATTGCCCACGCACCATTAAATTCGCTATCATTGCTTCGCTGGCTTCTGTCTTGGCATTAACAATCGCCTGCCCTTATTATGCAACCACCAGTAATCACCACTACTCGATGTAGTCATTTGAAAGTAAAAAAGTTAACAAACGACAATTTTACCTAAGCATCTTTTTTATTTGACAAGAATATACTGTAGCAGCTAGCTAAAACACTTGCAAGAAAGGAGTTGTTGACGATGGGTGCGAAATGGATTAAGATTTCAATTGTTTATTTGATGCTTGTTTTTGCTTTTGGACTGTTTATGCATTATACGATTCAACTTCAATGGAAGGCAACACATGCGCATATTGGTGTGGTCGGTTGGCTTACTACTGGATTTATTGGGTTAATTTATTCGATTTATCGACAGGCTGCGGAAACAGGGCTCGCAAAGGCACAATTCTGGCTGTACAATATTGGCTTACCATTTTTACTGCTTGGC is part of the Lysinibacillus sp. FSL K6-0232 genome and harbors:
- a CDS encoding MarR family winged helix-turn-helix transcriptional regulator, whose protein sequence is MKQTNIFKLIHMIEQVNNANIIRFTKAFPYPLGISPILVLGELHIKGPQKQAELAETLGYTKGAMTSIAEKLVKLELAERLYDPSDRRTIRLQITTEGKEALTKAQAIGKEVFVQLFEVLDEQEITQYLQIQEKLVQGIQQKNN
- a CDS encoding IclR family transcriptional regulator encodes the protein MTLKTLDNSLEVLKYFNKENPTWGVRELAKEMNISHSIVYRILATFEQHGFLIQNPETKKYELGLRFLEYGQMVKDKLNLSDFVLPIMRNVADTVKESVFLTWLDGADGVTVEIAESSQTIKFSVSIGTRTPLYIGASCKTIMAFLPEEKQQEIMDHGMKKLTPDTITDPAAMLADLEKIQQQGWCFTTGEYAHSVFGLGVPLFNSKKEVIASLTIAGPIYRKPTEDKLPEMINVLQYGAMNIQRYFDQYSFKLYHE